A portion of the Hylaeus volcanicus isolate JK05 unplaced genomic scaffold, UHH_iyHylVolc1.0_haploid 12237, whole genome shotgun sequence genome contains these proteins:
- the LOC128883698 gene encoding uncharacterized protein LOC128883698, whose product MAKFFSKPKVFLNYKTFVIQVIALFIALFSLFSNEWLANSSPVIFHPYSRSWGLFRVIGRTIRTHNSQWSTACLTVHKFSLGGCTTPLCKWYSQKCSAFRIISIVSHVTAGLVAASIFATFLSMVFSLRKSIKVVRFSLGFAIVGFILIIASIVLYTFGMEQAFQLINAVGYYPVPQPAVSYIFACVYSLLTLISVILHGLTIRQLSREMTYIQQAKTEATKIREEYGI is encoded by the exons atggccaaatttttttctaaaccaAAAGTATTTTTGAACTACAAAACATTTGTGATTCAAGTCATAGCGTTGTTTATCgctttgttttcattattctcTAATGAGTGGCTTGCA aatAGTAGCCCGGTTATTTTTCATCCTTACAGCCGTTCTTGGGGGCTTTTTAGAGTCATAGGTCGCACTATACGAACCCACAATTCCCAATGGAGCACGGCTTGTTTAACTGTTCATAAATTTTCTCTAGGAGGCTGTACAACACCTTTGTGTAAATGGTACTCTCAGAAATGTTCAGCGTTCCGAATCATATCAATTGTATCTCATGTG ACTGCAGGTTTGGTTGCCGCatcaatttttgcaactttTTTATCGATGGTGTTTTCTTTGAGGAAATCCATTAAAGTTGTTCGTTTTTCTCTG ggGTTTGCGATCGTTGGATTTATACTTATTATTGCTAGCATCGTACTGTATACTTTTGGTATGGAACAAGCATTTCAATTGATTAATGCCGTCGGTTATTATCCTGTTCCCCAACCCGCTGTATCTTATATTTTTGCGTGTG tCTATTCCTTGCTTACGTTAATTAGTGTTATACTACATGGTCTGACGATTCGTCAATTATCTAGAGAAATGACATATATACAGCAGGCG aaaactgAGGCAACAAAAATTAGAGAAGAGTATGGGATATAA
- the LOC128884495 gene encoding uncharacterized protein LOC128884495 — MTTDQVILWSPYSRITGTDVAWATQCNTDHVLFERLLSIRHYWLCYFNTKSYNLLLSWSEVRKSGIAFWLRQPDNLTFLVEEHLSKSSYQLNTSLDEASLWYIVSGKISLLRLLHNAQKPINHQIVNFLMQDFQSPKWRAAASKNAYSLLQKRRYQLAVGFFILSQEYQEALNRVFNMIALLNPAFYGFQSITKHLLLQQHLGVFVQKKLI; from the exons ATGACAACAGATCAAGTTATATTGTGGAGCCCATATTCGAGGATCACTGGAACTGATGTGGCTTGGGCTACTCAATGCAATACAGATCATGTTCTGTTTGAAAGACTTTTGTCTATACGGCACTATTGGCTGTGTTATTTTAACACAAAATCTTATAATCTTTTACTGTCGTGGTCTGAAGTTCGCAAG TCTGGAATTGCGTTTTGGTTACGTCAACcggataatttaacatttttggtGGAAGAACATTTATCGAAATCTTCTTATCAGCTTAACACAAGTTTAGATGAAGCATCGCTTTGGTATATAGTGTCTGGAAAGATCTCGTTACTCCGTCTTTTACATAACGCTCAAAAACCAATTAATCATCAA atagtcaattttttaatgcaagACTTTCAAAGCCCAAAATGGAGAGCGGCAGCTAGTAAAAATGCGTATAGTTTACTACAAAAACGTCGTTATCAATTAGCCgttggattttttattttgtcacaAGAATATCAAGAAGCGTTAAAC CGCGTTTTCAACATGATCGCGCTTTTGAATCCTGCCTTTTATGGCTTTCAGAGCATTACGAAGCATCTTTTATTGCAACAGCACCTTGGTGTTTTCGTccagaaaaaattgatatga
- the LOC128883936 gene encoding nuclear protein localization protein 4 homolog isoform X2, whose protein sequence is MTKNLLTIRIFTEDGLYRLDVDQTLSCIDFKRKVEERCNLSSKQVLCIFLDSKYEKELPCTSNVSIEKYVTNGQTLYTRLIGNDNSELPDDNNLKESESSELSKVQVTQNPEDSVKESTSKPHFVSFDHYLSCSGYNTLDLPLSRVFKPQPLVRGTATTIPTSATLKHQSYRCVDHIEFRNVQEMNQFVNYWGREHNMEEQRAGFLYGFFIDDPHYPMGIRVVVEAIYEPPQVDKNGEIFLLEDPQKHVVDRIANALQIECVGFIFTHLPREDLFSPEDLIRAARFQLDYLKDAPKHYTGYPVAPFVSVTISPDMENNSFQTNAFIISDLGLALVRDNLITTMENSTRLLIKPAPPNMLLPQILEGGKIVTTIDPHWFVVRVNDSAPKQLKSMFSSWSFSVENRNDPYNPPDVI, encoded by the exons atgacaaaaaatttgttaacaatCCGAATATTTACAGAGGATGGGCTCTATCGTTTAGATGTCGACCAAACACTCTCTTGTattgattttaaaagaaaagtagaaGAAAGATGTAACCTGTCTAGCAAACAAgttctttgtattttcttagattccaaatatgaaaaa GAACTGCCGTGCACTTCCAATGTTTCCATTGAGAAATATGTTACCAACGGACAGACGTTGTATACTCGTCTCATAGGAAACGACAACAGTGAATTACCAG atgacaataatttgaaagaaagCGAATCTTCAGAACTTTCAAAAGTACAAGTCACTCAAAACCCAGAGGATTCTGTTAAAGAATCAACTTCAAAGCcacattttgtttcttttgacCACTACTTAAGCTGTTCTGGGTACAATACATTGGATCTTCCTTTATCGCGAGTTTTTAAGCCGCAACCTCTTGTAAGAGGAACGGCAACAACA ATTCCTACATCCGCTACATTAAAGCATCAGTCTTATCGATGTGTTGATCATATAGAATTTCGCAATGTTCAAGAAATGAATCAATTTGTTAACTACTGGGGAAGAGAGCATAATATGGAAGAACAACGTGCAG GGTTTTTATACGGCTTCTTTATTGATGATCCTCATTACCCAATGGGTATTCGCGTTGTCGTAGAAGCGATTTACGAACCACCACAG GTCGATAAAAATggtgaaatatttctactagAAGATCCTCAAAAGCATGTCGTTGATCGTATAGCCAACGCTCTTCAAATTGAATGCGTTGGATTCATTTTTACTCATTTACCCAGGGAGGATCTTTTTTCACCAGAGGATCTTATACGAGCTGCAAG GTTCCAATTAGATTATTTAAAGGACGCTCCTAAACATTATACGGGTTATCCGGTTGCCCCTTTTGTTTCCGTTACAATTTCTCCGGATATGGAAAACAATTCCTTTCAAACTAACGCGTTTATTATTTCCGATTTA GGATTAGCTTTAGTACgagacaatttaattacaaccATGGAAAACAGTACAAGGCTGCTTATTAAACCAGCACCACCG AATATGCTTTTACCGCAAATTTTGGAGGGTGGCAAAATTGTCACAACCATAGACCCACATTGGTTTGTCGTTCGTGTAAATGACTCTGCACCAAAACAA CTTAAAAGTATGTTCTCGTCTTGGTCTTTTTCTGTCGAAAACCGTAATGACCCCTACAACCCTCCAGACGTTATT TAA
- the LOC128883696 gene encoding uncharacterized protein LOC128883696: protein MDGTLEYKVKRLIHLQQQLWGNMELTTSQGSSLTHHTTVSKDTKVDFPLTERFLNFETVIQNLLIKAKPLSEIRYNILRRVLFSCIQYGIWERLIHVFIKQFQTVNFHTTTIDDSSTTLALLTLVQKSFKVLLTVLFSWISQCQLHSIPEALVQTYIQIQIATSVYFPYLSCILLSGDSKKVSFFCCRLARYLGKWCDKTTTLFLHLWQGVNATERLRFLLTLGPIECVPQALLCAPLGGFEYPTDRVVFSSAPQPSLAFTMDRTSRLSHFQVYPMLMCAHNANPLPQLLDFYTGSNEVNGVIWNSSSLYLCVSTIHNVYQINLVESLLREPSQTSLDSDMDWNDTFMKDPSMDCFSQWVQKLYHEYVASEIQLKTPFYHNCCITNENLNTFAHNIMLFFYFLFPSMCLTNIRLSHPKNHSRIMSALVQSKNDEFSSKDTDKTQLQKVRKPPSVVPHWINELSQLERMPSYDLEKISSTIPFHYLFLLKGLLIPLTTFAFSKPLKLQSQTETTDILTPQSDTEISYKDKQNLDRENLTNDFMTFPFSIQNNLTSSFHETISQGNSFLQLLTRQHADFLKHQIDILKSCFFKISKVYKSKNTSQATNLQSFSLETSSLSHLHSHPFLPLYIGAITESHVSYTPVGTPVIILAQFGSLTSEILGVLMLPIKKLIKSTKQVTTNSIHLEENDVTQKLSNQTDSSLLLTYQKAGAIESLKWNDTGTRIISSHANGWACIWKFPLSHIDRVDKFTSDVDEEMSSTLHSTSVCTKLNSNNKSLLSRSPAHFPSFVFKPHTSYCFLARFLYTGDSHNEHLLVTSGLGMEPTLVVEIHPKKSSTTIFFEPNMGILCIWDIRNNELLQFPQLLQYDASFSINNYATDIAVWHAKQLLIYSDRHGYVRIMNLKQRELNNILYLIHPPTVYSIYKKMCLANSNNNLSSNWQLEKLFLNSDKDLVKSKRIEEYVGKDSASPKALKKEIVKIFLLTKTQRLVACYEDSLIRVWDISSLEQNNLINVFQNTQQNIYNYPLDPHDKTTKSIRMFYPSTGCPPLLWEATKLLHIPDPSKNSLISSFMGAVINITPTKTPFPALLDAYMPSPYHLVTLGTDGTVAMTRL from the exons ATGGATGGTACTTTGGAATATAAAGTCAAGAGATTAATTCATTTGCAGCAACAACTTTGGGGAAATATGGAATTAACGACTTCCCAAGGCTCCTCTTTGACACACCACACTACAGTTTCAAAGGATACTAAAGTGGATTTTCCGCTTACTGaacgttttttaaattttgaaacggTGATTCAAAACTTGCTGATAAAAGCAAAGCCTTTAAGTGAAATTCGATACAATATCCTTCGCCGTGTTCTTTTCTCTTGCATACAATACGGTATTTGGGAACGTCTCAttcatgtttttataaaacagtTTCAAACTGTGAACTTTCATACCACGACGATTGATGACAGCTCTACGACGTTGGCTTTATTAACACTAGTACAAAAATCGTTCAAGGTTCTTTtaactgttttattttcatggatAAGTCAATGTCAGCTCCACTCCATTCCTGAAGCTTTAGTACaaacatatatacaaatacaaattgcCACATCAGTGTATTTTCCTTACTTAAGTTGCATTCTTTTAAGTGGAGACtcgaaaaaagtttcttttttttgttgtcGTTTAGCTCGTTATCTAGGCAAGTGGTGCGACAAGACAACTACACTGTTTCTTCATTTATGGCAAGGGGTCAATGCGACAGAACGTTTACGCTTTTTGTTGACTCTTGGTCCTATCGAGTGTGTTCCTCAGGCTTTGTTGTGTGCTCCTTTAGGTGGGTTTGAATACCCAACAGACCGTGTTGTTTTTTCAAGTGCTCCACAGCCTTCATTAGCCTTTACTATGGACCGCACTTCAAGACTTTCTCATTTTCAGGTATATCCCATGCTCATGTGCGCACATAACGCAAATCCTCTACCTCAACTATTGGATTTTTATACCGGATCCAACGAAGTGAATGGTGTGATCTGGAATTCGAGTTCACTCTATTTGTGCGTTTCCACAATTCATAATGTTTATCAAATCAATCTTGTTGAATCCCTTTTACGAGAACCAAGTCAGACCTCCCTTGACTCTGACATGGACTGGAATGACACATTCATGAAAGATCCCAGCATGGATTGTTTTTCTCAATGGGTACAAAAGTTATACCACGAGTACGTTGCTTcggaaattcaattaaaaacccCATTTTATCATAACTGTTGTatcacaaatgaaaatttaaacacgTTCGCACATAATATTatgctatttttttattttctctttccaAGTATGTGTCTAACAAACATACGTTTGTCACATCCAAAAAATCATTCAC gtaTAATGAGTGCACTTGTGCAGTcgaaaaatgatgaattttCATCTAAAGACACAGACAAAACACAATTGCAAAAGGTTAGAAAACCTCCAAGTGTTGTTCCTCATTGGATAAATGAATTAAGCCAATTGGAAAGAATGCCGTCGTATGATTTGGAAAAGATATCCAGCACGATTCCCTTTCACTATTTGTTTTTACTTAAAGGATTGTTAATTCCGTTGACAACTTTCGCTTTTTCAAAACCATTAAAACTGCAATCTCAAACTGAAACAACTGACATCCTGACACCTCAAAGCGATACCGAAATTTCTTATAAGGATAAACAAAACTTAGACCGTGAAAATTTGACGAATGATTTTATGACATTTCCCTTTtcaattcaaaacaatttaacCTCATCTTTTCATGAAACTATTAGCCAAGGAAACTCTTTTCTTCAATTGCTGACTCGACAACATGCAGACTTTTTGAAACATCAAATAGACATTCTGAAGtcgtgtttttttaaaatttcaaaagtatacaaatCAAAAAATACGTCTCAAGCAACCAATTTACAATCTTTTTCCTTGGAAACAAGTTCTCTGTCACATCTTCACTCTCATCCTTTCTTACCACTGTATATTGGAGCTATCACAGAATCTCATGTATCTTATACCCCCGTAGGTACACCCGTCATCATCTTGGCTCAGTTTGGATCGTTAACAAGCGAAATATTAGGTGTTCTGATGCTCCCAATTAAAAAGCTAATCAAATCAACCAAACAAGTGACAACAAATTCAATCCATTTAGAAGAGAACGACGTCACACAAAAACTGTCAAATCAAACTG ACAGTTCCTTATTATTAACGTATCAAAAAGCGGGAGCAATTGAATCACTTAAGTGGAATGACACCGGAACGCGAATTATATCCAGTCACGCTAATGGATGGGCTTGTATATGGAAATTTCCTTTATCCCATATTGATCGGGTTGACAAATTCACTTCAGATGTGGATGAAGAAATGTCTTCCACCCTACACTCCACTTCTGTTTGTACCAAACTCAATTCCAATAACAAATCACTTTTATCTAGATCCCCAGCACACTTTCCTTCCTTCGTTTTCAAACCTCATACAAGTTACTGCTTTCTAGCTCGGTTTCTCTATACAGGAGATTCACATAATGAGCATCTTCTGGTGACATCTGGTTTGGGCATGGAACCTACCTTAGTTGTTGAAATTCACCCGAAGAAATCTTCTACAACGATATTTTTTGAACCAAATATGGGGATCTTATGTATATGGgatataagaaataatgaattactTCAGTTTCCTCAGCTTTTACAATATGATGCTTCTTTTAGTATCAACAATTATGCCACTGATATAGCCGTTTGGCATGCTAAACAATTACTCATTTATAGTGATCGCCATGGTTATGTCCGAATAATGAACTTGAAACAACGTGAactcaataatatattatatttaatccATCCACCTACTGTTTATTctatctataaaaaaatgtgtttagCAAACTCGAATAACAATCTTTCTTCAAATTGGCAATTagagaaactttttcttaactCAGACAAGGATTTAGTAAAATCAAAACGAATAGAGGAATATGTTGGAAAAGACTCCGCTTCTCCTAAAGctcttaaaaaagaaattgtcaaaatttttttattaacaaaaaccCAACGCTTAGTCGCTTGTTACGAAGATAGTCTG ATTCGCGTGTGGGATATAAGTTCTTTAGAACAAAACAACTTAATcaatgtatttcaaaatactcaacaaaatatttataattacccTCTGGACCCTCACGACAAAACAACAAAATCCATTCGAATGTTTTATCCATCCACTGGATGCCCCCCACTCTTATGGGAAGCTACTAAATTGTTACACATACCTGATCCttccaaaaattctttaatatctTCGTTCATGGGAGCTGTCATCAATATAACACCTACTAAGACTCCTTTCCCCGCCTTACTTGACGCTTATATGCCTAGTCCTTATCATCTTGTTACTCTTGGGACGGATGGTACTGTTGCAATGACTcgtctttaa
- the LOC128883936 gene encoding uncharacterized protein LOC128883936 isoform X1 codes for MTKNLLTIRIFTEDGLYRLDVDQTLSCIDFKRKVEERCNLSSKQVLCIFLDSKYEKELPCTSNVSIEKYVTNGQTLYTRLIGNDNSELPDDNNLKESESSELSKVQVTQNPEDSVKESTSKPHFVSFDHYLSCSGYNTLDLPLSRVFKPQPLVRGTATTIPTSATLKHQSYRCVDHIEFRNVQEMNQFVNYWGREHNMEEQRAGFLYGFFIDDPHYPMGIRVVVEAIYEPPQVDKNGEIFLLEDPQKHVVDRIANALQIECVGFIFTHLPREDLFSPEDLIRAARFQLDYLKDAPKHYTGYPVAPFVSVTISPDMENNSFQTNAFIISDLGLALVRDNLITTMENSTRLLIKPAPPNMLLPQILEGGKIVTTIDPHWFVVRVNDSAPKQLKSMFSSWSFSVENRNDPYNPPDVIAHLSKPTTTPNEIYADFHFILYISTLFDEETAKLICKAVVTQKPLDPSVEETFRVLKASVY; via the exons atgacaaaaaatttgttaacaatCCGAATATTTACAGAGGATGGGCTCTATCGTTTAGATGTCGACCAAACACTCTCTTGTattgattttaaaagaaaagtagaaGAAAGATGTAACCTGTCTAGCAAACAAgttctttgtattttcttagattccaaatatgaaaaa GAACTGCCGTGCACTTCCAATGTTTCCATTGAGAAATATGTTACCAACGGACAGACGTTGTATACTCGTCTCATAGGAAACGACAACAGTGAATTACCAG atgacaataatttgaaagaaagCGAATCTTCAGAACTTTCAAAAGTACAAGTCACTCAAAACCCAGAGGATTCTGTTAAAGAATCAACTTCAAAGCcacattttgtttcttttgacCACTACTTAAGCTGTTCTGGGTACAATACATTGGATCTTCCTTTATCGCGAGTTTTTAAGCCGCAACCTCTTGTAAGAGGAACGGCAACAACA ATTCCTACATCCGCTACATTAAAGCATCAGTCTTATCGATGTGTTGATCATATAGAATTTCGCAATGTTCAAGAAATGAATCAATTTGTTAACTACTGGGGAAGAGAGCATAATATGGAAGAACAACGTGCAG GGTTTTTATACGGCTTCTTTATTGATGATCCTCATTACCCAATGGGTATTCGCGTTGTCGTAGAAGCGATTTACGAACCACCACAG GTCGATAAAAATggtgaaatatttctactagAAGATCCTCAAAAGCATGTCGTTGATCGTATAGCCAACGCTCTTCAAATTGAATGCGTTGGATTCATTTTTACTCATTTACCCAGGGAGGATCTTTTTTCACCAGAGGATCTTATACGAGCTGCAAG GTTCCAATTAGATTATTTAAAGGACGCTCCTAAACATTATACGGGTTATCCGGTTGCCCCTTTTGTTTCCGTTACAATTTCTCCGGATATGGAAAACAATTCCTTTCAAACTAACGCGTTTATTATTTCCGATTTA GGATTAGCTTTAGTACgagacaatttaattacaaccATGGAAAACAGTACAAGGCTGCTTATTAAACCAGCACCACCG AATATGCTTTTACCGCAAATTTTGGAGGGTGGCAAAATTGTCACAACCATAGACCCACATTGGTTTGTCGTTCGTGTAAATGACTCTGCACCAAAACAA CTTAAAAGTATGTTCTCGTCTTGGTCTTTTTCTGTCGAAAACCGTAATGACCCCTACAACCCTCCAGACGTTATT GCACATCTTAGTAAACCTACAACGACtccaaatgaaatatatgctgattttcattttattctttatatttcaacCTTATTTGATGAGGAAACAGCAAAGCTGATTTGCAAAGCAGTTGTCACTCAAAAACCTTTGGATCCGTCTGTCGAGGAGACTTTTCGAGTGCTTAAAGCTTCCGTTTACTAA